One window from the genome of Elaeis guineensis isolate ETL-2024a chromosome 5, EG11, whole genome shotgun sequence encodes:
- the LOC105044923 gene encoding uncharacterized protein At5g19025-like, giving the protein MVDCRSLIEFCRAYQQRRIMAADSNNQNHPLTKGSKPSNPLSHPFCEHSVFSVIDVVMLLLVLVALGVLTLPCFKFIFHGASELVPVTYDLIGDVIYHAPVAYAAAFVLMLVTALAVWEILFKSRKCGNPYCKGLRKAAEFDIQLESEKCVKCLPPAMEEVLRGRPLDLGEDHKELEAELKKMAPTNGRTVLILRAPCGCPEGRMEVWGPKKVRRIKK; this is encoded by the coding sequence ATGGTTGATTGCCGGAGCCTGATCGAGTTctgcagagcttaccagcagcgcCGGATCATGGCGGCGGACTCCAACAACCAAAACCACCCCCTCACGAAGGGGAGCAAGCCCTCGAACCCTCTGTCCCATCCTTTCTGCGAGCACTCGGTTTTCTCTGTCATCGACGTCGTGATGCTGCTCCTGGTTCTCGTCGCCCTCGGTGTTCTCACCCTCCCATGCTTCAAGTTTATCTTCCATGGAGCCTCCGAGCTCGTGCCCGTAACCTATGACCTCATCGGCGATGTCATTTATCACGCCCCGGTCGCGTATGCTGCCGCATTCGTTCTGATGCTCGTCACTGCGCTCGCCGTGTGGGAGATTTTGTTCAAGTCGAGGAAATGTGGGAACCCATACTGCAAAGGTCTCCGCAAGGCAGCTGAATTCGACATCCAGCTCGAGTCGGAGAAGTGTGTGAAATGCTTGCCGCCTGCGATGGAGGAGGTGTTGCGGGGCCGCCCGTTGGATCTCGGAGAGGATCACAAGGAATTGGAAGCTGAGCTCAAGAAGATGGCGCCCACGAATGGCCGTACTGTTCTTATTCTTCGCGCACCTTGTGGATGCCCGGAGGGCAGAATGGAAGTTTGGGGGCCTAAGAAAGTTCGTAGAATTAAGAAGTAG
- the LOC105044924 gene encoding myb-related protein 2, whose product MYHHHHQGHSNLLASRTTFPPERHLFLQGGSVPGESGLVLSTDAKPRLKWTPELHERFIEAVNQLGGADKATPKSIMRLMGIPGLTLYHLKSHLQKYRLSKTLQAQANAGTTKNVIGCTLGANRTAEGNGSLISNTTAASQTNKTMLINEALQMQIEVQRRLHEQLEVQRHLQLRIEAQGKYLQSVLEKAQETLGKQNLGSAGLEAAKVQLSELVSKVSHECLNTAFPSLEEISGLHTLQAHGAQFTDCSVDSCLTSCEGSQKEQETNYVGRGLSTYPGNSPICLQQFRADTELERAQPARHADFNEQKTFSSFIVQDSEGTALPARRDSRTLSINKKAQREKGDSSTVFEAQQRERNSEDAFLEASRKRPAVLQEREKESNGFGLPSMTTQLDLNAHEENEGPPNSKQFDLNGFSWS is encoded by the exons atgtatcatcatcatcatcaaggtCACAGCAACCTCCTTGCTTCTAGAACAACCTTTCCTCCAGAGAGGCATTTGTTTTTGCAAGGCGGAAGTGTTCCTGGGGAGTCAGGACTAGTTCTCTCAACTGATGCCAAACCTAGATTGAAATGGACACCCGAGCTGCATGAACGTTTCATAGAGGCAGTCAATCAACTTGGTGGAGCAGATA AGGCTACCCCAAAATCAATCATGAGGCTGATGGGCATTCCAGGATTAACTTTATATCACCTAAAAAGCCATCTGCAG AAATACAGGCTCAGTAAAACCCTCCAAGCTCAAGCTAATGCTGGAACCACCAAAAATG TCATAGGTTGCACACTTGGAGCAAATAGGACAGCTGAAGGCAATGGATCACTCATAAGCAATACTACTGCAGCATCCCAGACAAACAA AACCATGCTGATAAATGAAGCACTTCAGATGCAAATTGAAGTACAGAGGCGACTGCATGAACAACTTGAG GTGCAAAGACACTTACAGCTCCGGATAGAGGCACAGGGCAAGTATTTGCAGTCAGTGCTTGAAAAGGCCCAAGAGACTCTTGGGAAGCAAAATTTGGGTTCTGCAGGGCTGGAAGCAGCCAAAGTGCAATTATCTGAACTGGTTTCTAAAGTCTCACATGAATGTCTTAATACTGCATTTCCAAGCTTGGAAGAAATCTCTGGCCTGCATACCCTGCAAGCACATGGTGCTCAGTTTACTGATTGTTCGGTGGATAGTTGCTTGACCTCATGTGAAGGATCACAAAAGGAACAAGAAACAAATTATGTTGGCAGAGGATTGAGTACCTATCCTGGCAATTCACCCATTTGCCTGCAACAATTCAGAGCAGATACTGAGCTTGAACGGGCTCAACCTGCAAGGCATGCAGATTTCAATGAGCAGAAGACATTTTCTTCATTCATTGTACAAGATTCAGAAGGTACTGCTCTCCCTGCCCGGAGGGATTCTAGAACCCTATCAATTAACAAGAAGGctcaaagagagaaaggagaCAGCAGCACTGTTTTCGAGGCACAACAAAGAGAGAGAAACAGCGAAGATGCTTTTCTTGAAGCAAGCAGAAAGAGACCTGCAGTCCTGCAAGAGAGGGAAAAGGAGTCAAATGGGTTTGGCTTGCCAAGTATGACAACCCAACTGGATCTAAATGCCCATGAAGAAAATGAAGGTCCTCCAAATTCCAAACAGTTTGATTTAAATGGCTTCAGTTGGAGCTGA